A region of uncultured Carboxylicivirga sp. DNA encodes the following proteins:
- a CDS encoding cation:proton antiporter, with protein MNIILSIGILVFTGFILGELAEKIKLPKISGYILAGILLNPDVTGIMHNEFVAQTDPLLTIALAFITFSIGGSLSSANLKATGKSIIWLTVSESLFAFLSVFLFLLGWLYFFTNLYTSFYIIIAVSLLLASLAAPTDPSATLAVIHEYKAKGPVSSAMLQIAAFDDLVGIIIYTLVAAFAPYFLGNNDIQLGHKLIEMGIDIGFALLIGALVGILFIAIVKLVKKETEGSLIVLTFGQILLTYGISEYFGFESLLATMALGAVTINFNPMAGKIFKLIERYTDELIFVIFFSLSGLHLQLSSVAGSVSIIAIYIIARAIGKFGGIFFASSFMKIDAKVKRFAAGGLIPQGGIVIGLSILLTKDPEYSNLASTIIGVVIGAALIHEISGPLISRISLKKAGEI; from the coding sequence ATGAATATCATTCTAAGTATTGGCATTCTTGTATTTACAGGTTTTATACTTGGTGAATTAGCCGAAAAAATAAAGCTACCTAAAATTTCGGGCTATATTTTAGCAGGAATACTGTTAAATCCTGATGTCACAGGTATTATGCACAACGAATTTGTAGCACAAACTGATCCCCTTCTAACCATTGCCCTTGCTTTTATAACATTCTCAATTGGGGGCAGTTTGTCGTCAGCTAATTTAAAAGCGACCGGCAAATCTATAATATGGTTAACAGTTAGTGAATCGTTATTCGCTTTCCTTTCCGTATTTCTGTTTTTGCTTGGCTGGCTATATTTTTTCACTAATCTGTATACATCTTTTTACATTATAATTGCCGTCAGTTTATTATTGGCATCATTAGCCGCCCCAACAGATCCATCTGCCACACTGGCTGTTATACACGAATACAAAGCAAAAGGACCAGTAAGCAGCGCCATGTTACAAATAGCTGCTTTCGACGACCTGGTTGGAATCATCATTTATACCTTAGTTGCTGCTTTCGCACCTTATTTTTTAGGCAATAATGATATTCAGCTTGGGCATAAACTAATTGAAATGGGCATTGATATTGGTTTTGCACTTCTAATAGGAGCTTTGGTTGGCATTCTATTTATTGCCATTGTTAAACTAGTTAAAAAAGAAACAGAAGGATCACTCATTGTTTTAACCTTTGGGCAAATATTACTTACCTATGGTATTTCGGAATATTTTGGATTCGAATCGTTGTTGGCAACAATGGCATTAGGTGCTGTCACTATCAATTTTAATCCGATGGCAGGTAAAATATTCAAATTAATTGAACGCTACACTGATGAATTAATTTTTGTAATATTCTTTTCCTTATCCGGATTGCATCTTCAACTGTCATCTGTGGCCGGAAGTGTTTCCATCATTGCAATTTATATTATTGCAAGGGCTATCGGTAAATTTGGTGGTATATTCTTTGCGTCCTCCTTCATGAAAATAGATGCTAAAGTCAAGAGATTTGCAGCGGGAGGATTAATCCCTCAGGGAGGTATTGTTATTGGACTTTCTATACTTCTGACTAAAGATCCTGAATATAGCAACTTAGCTTCAACCATTATAGGTGTAGTTATTGGGGCAGCATTAATCCATGAAATATCAGGTCCGCTTATTTCAAGAATATCATTGAAAAAAGCTGGTGAAATATAA
- a CDS encoding YdeI/OmpD-associated family protein, with product MNALNPKVDLYLLEGCGRCSKVATPECKVHKWRNELDQLRMIVLNCGLTEDHKWSMPCYTYQKKNILMIAAFKEFCCISFFKGSLLKDEEKLLVAPGENSQAVRQFRFTNVDDIIKIEDYIKATIFEAIEVEKAGLKVNFSQSNNIEIPEEFQLKLDDFPKLKIAFENLTPGRQKAYLLHFSHAKQSKTRLARIEKYIPHILKGKGLND from the coding sequence ATGAATGCACTAAATCCAAAAGTCGATCTATATTTATTGGAAGGTTGTGGCAGATGTTCAAAGGTAGCTACTCCTGAATGTAAGGTGCATAAATGGAGGAACGAACTAGATCAACTGCGAATGATTGTGCTTAATTGCGGCCTTACCGAAGATCACAAATGGAGCATGCCTTGTTACACTTATCAGAAAAAAAACATTCTGATGATAGCTGCATTTAAAGAATTTTGCTGTATCAGTTTTTTCAAAGGAAGCCTGCTTAAAGATGAAGAGAAATTATTAGTCGCTCCCGGAGAAAATTCGCAAGCTGTTCGTCAGTTTAGATTTACCAATGTTGATGATATCATAAAAATTGAAGACTACATTAAAGCAACTATATTTGAAGCAATTGAAGTGGAAAAAGCCGGATTGAAGGTTAATTTCAGTCAATCCAATAACATTGAAATACCCGAAGAGTTTCAACTTAAACTAGATGATTTCCCTAAATTGAAAATTGCTTTCGAGAACCTTACTCCAGGCCGTCAAAAAGCGTATTTACTCCATTTTTCACATGCAAAACAATCAAAAACCCGATTGGCCCGAATTGAAAAATACATTCCTCATATATTAAAAGGTAAAGGACTGAATGATTAA